The DNA segment CATGATCTGGTGATGCTCGATATAGGTGTCGAATTATATAAGTGAGCGGGAGCCGGAAGGCCTGAAACGGACGAGTGTCCAGTGCCTGCAACGGTTGCAGGCAGGTTGCAAGTCGCATGCCGGCTACGGCACGAAAAAAAGCCGCCGCCTCCTGGCGGAGGCGGCGGCTTGCAGTGCAGGGGGAAGCCCCGAAGGGCCCGGCGTCAGGCCCCGCTGGCAGCCGCGATCGTCGCGAACCGCCCATCCCGGAAATCCGCCAGCGTCTGGTAGATCTGCTCCTGCGTGTTCATCACGAACGGGCCGTACTGCGCAATCGGCTCGTTCAGCGGCTTGCCGGCGATCAGCAGGAAACGCGCGTCCGCGTCCGCCCGCACGACGACGCCATCGGCCACGCCGGCATTGTCCAGCACGCCCATGCGCTGGGGCTCGACCACCGCGCGGTCATCGCCATCGCCGATCGACACTTCGCCCTGGTAGACGTACACAAAGGCGTTGTGCCCGCCCGGCAGTGCCTGCCTGAACGTCTGTCCGGGCGGAAGGTGCACGTCGAGGTAGAGCGGTTCGGTCACCGGGCGCTTGATCGCACCGGCCACGCCGTGGCTGGCGCCCGCCAGCACACGCACTGTGCCACCGTTGTCCAGAGCCACCGTCGGAATCTCGGCCGAGGGCATGTCGCGGTACCACGGCGCGGTCATCTTGTCCGCGGCCGGCAGGTTCAGCCAGAGCTGGAAGCCTTCCATGCGGCCGTCCTCCTGCTCGGGCATCTCCGAGTGCACCACGCCGGCGCCGGCCACCATCCACTGGGCGCCGCCGTTCTGCAGCAGGCCTTCGTTGCCCGCGCTGTCGCGATGGCGCATGCGGCCGGCCAGCATGTACGTGATGGTCTCGAAGCCGCGGTGCGGGTGATCGGGGAAGCCGCCGATGTAGTCATCCTTGCTGTCGGTGCCGAAGGCATCGAGCATCAGGAACGGGTCCAGCCGGCGCTGCAGGTTCTGCGTCAGCACGCGGGTCAGCTTGACGCCGGCGCCGTCGGAGGTGGCGATGCCCCGCACGACGCGGTCCACGGTGCGCGAGCGTTGCACGCTTTCCGCGGCGGTGGCGGCAACGGTGGTGAAGGGGGTACGGGTGTCCATGTCTTTCTCCGGTGGGCGGGAGGCGCTGCGATCGTGCCGCGCGGTCCCGTCGTTTCAGCTACCCCGTCAATTTAGTGGTTTGGCAGGGAAAGAGTAGAGGGCGGGAAGGCAACAGATTGTTCCATCCATAGGTCGATGCCTCCGGCCTCAGCAATCGAATTTGGAACACTGCAACAGCCGAAACCGGCCCCGGCGACCGGTGTCGGGAACGCCTCACGAAAGCATAAAATTGCCGCCAAATGGCCGCCGGAAAGCGGGAAGATGACAAGATCGATGAAGATCGCTATAATAGCGCTCTCTTTGTCATCC comes from the Cupriavidus sp. P-10 genome and includes:
- a CDS encoding pirin family protein, coding for MDTRTPFTTVAATAAESVQRSRTVDRVVRGIATSDGAGVKLTRVLTQNLQRRLDPFLMLDAFGTDSKDDYIGGFPDHPHRGFETITYMLAGRMRHRDSAGNEGLLQNGGAQWMVAGAGVVHSEMPEQEDGRMEGFQLWLNLPAADKMTAPWYRDMPSAEIPTVALDNGGTVRVLAGASHGVAGAIKRPVTEPLYLDVHLPPGQTFRQALPGGHNAFVYVYQGEVSIGDGDDRAVVEPQRMGVLDNAGVADGVVVRADADARFLLIAGKPLNEPIAQYGPFVMNTQEQIYQTLADFRDGRFATIAAASGA